One Nitrospira sp. genomic window, CTCAACCTGCAAAAAGCCCAACTCCACAGGGGTGGACCGGCCGAAAATGCTGACCATCAACTTCAACCGGTTATGATCATGATCGACCTCATCGACCACCCCATTGAATCCCATGAAGGGGCCATCGATGATCCGAACATTATCCGTCTTGATAAACTTCACCTGCTCGCGCGGACCGGACTGCCCGGCATCCACCTGCTTGAGCAACGACTCCACTTCTTCGTCGGTTAACGGCAGCGGCTGCGCTCCTCCGCCGACAAACCCCGTGACCTTCGGCGTTTCCTTGATCATCTGCAGTGTTTCATCCTGGAGCGGCGTCTCCAATTCCACCAAGACATAGCCGGGGAAAAACTTCCGCCGGGAGGTGCGCCGCTTGCCATCCTTAATTTCAATCACGTCTTCGGTCGGGACCAGCACTTGGCCGAGCTTTTCGACAAGCCCCATCTGATTCGCCCGCTCCAAGAGACTAGTCTTCACGCGTCCCTCGAATCCCGCGTACGTATGAATCACGTACCAGTTTTTCGTCATGCGTCACCCTCAGGTATAGAAATCAGGACGCGCCTCCACGAGACGCTTATCCGGCGAACCACGATCAAATAATCTTGCTGACCAACCACACGAGAAACGAATCGATCACCGACAGATACAGCGACATCAGCACACAGAAGACGATCACAACCGTGGTCGAACCGATGGTTTCAGCCCTGGTCGGGAACGACACCTTCTTCAGCTCCGCCCGCACATCGGCGACAAATAACCGAATCGACTCCGTCATCCGCTTGAACATGCCGCCCTCCGCTCCCTACAATCTTTCTTTCGCCTCGACCGCCACACACTCTATCCGCCACCACTCCAGAAACGATTGCCCCACTTGCCCATTGCCATGATCGGGCGCCCGGCACAAGCAAGATTGGAGTGGCAGGGGCACTAGGATTTGAACCTAGACCATCGGTTTTGGAGACCGAGGTGCTGCCATTGACACCATGCCCCTACACAGACCGTTACACCGGCTCGAAAGCCGGCGCCAGCCTACTTCACTTCCTTGTGGGCAACGTGCTTCCGGCAGAACTTGCAGAACTTGTCTCGCTCCAGCCGGTCAGGATCGTTCTTCTTGTTCTTGGTGGTCGAATAGTTCCGCTGCTTGCAGGCC contains:
- the nusG gene encoding transcription termination/antitermination protein NusG gives rise to the protein MTKNWYVIHTYAGFEGRVKTSLLERANQMGLVEKLGQVLVPTEDVIEIKDGKRRTSRRKFFPGYVLVELETPLQDETLQMIKETPKVTGFVGGGAQPLPLTDEEVESLLKQVDAGQSGPREQVKFIKTDNVRIIDGPFMGFNGVVDEVDHDHNRLKLMVSIFGRSTPVELGFLQVERI
- the secE gene encoding preprotein translocase subunit SecE yields the protein MFKRMTESIRLFVADVRAELKKVSFPTRAETIGSTTVVIVFCVLMSLYLSVIDSFLVWLVSKII
- the rpmG gene encoding 50S ribosomal protein L33, which encodes MREIIDLACTACKQRNYSTTKNKKNDPDRLERDKFCKFCRKHVAHKEVK